From a single Drosophila sulfurigaster albostrigata strain 15112-1811.04 chromosome 3, ASM2355843v2, whole genome shotgun sequence genomic region:
- the LOC133845542 gene encoding large ribosomal subunit protein eL20: MRAKGLLKEYEVVGRKLPSEKEPQTPLYKMRIFAPDNIVAKSRFWYFLRQLKKFKKTTGEIVSLKQVYETSPIKIKNFGIWLRYDSRSGTHNMYREYRDLTVGGAVTQCYRDMGARHRARAHSIQIIKVESIAAAKTRRVHVKQFHDSKIKFPLVQRVHHKGNRKLFSYRKPRTYFQ, translated from the exons ATGAGAGCCAAGGGATTG TTGAAGGAGTACGAAGTCGTTGGCCGCAAGCTGCCAAGCGAGAAGGAGCCACAGACGCCTCTGTACAAGATGCGCATCTTCGCTCCTGACAACATTGTTGCCAAATCCCGTTTCTGGTACTTCTTGCGTCAACTGAAGAAGTTCAAGAAGACCACCGGCGAAATTGTCTCCCTGAAACAGGTGTACGAGACATCTCCCATTAAGATCAAGAACTTCGGCATCTGGCTGCGTTACGATTCTCGCTCCGGCACACACAACATGTACCGCGAGTACCGTGACCTGACAGTTGGCGGTGCCGTTACACAGTGCTACCGTGACATGGGTGCCCGTCATCGTGCCCGTGCCCACTCCATTCAAATCATCAAGGTGGAGTCGATTGCTGCTGCCAAGACGCGTCGCGTGCACGTGAAGCAGTTCCACGATTCCAAGATCAAGTTCCCATTGGTCCAGCGTGTCCACCACAAGGGCAACAGGAAGCTGTTCTCGTACAGAAAGCCAAGGACTTACTTCCAGTAA
- the LOC133844171 gene encoding EEF1A lysine methyltransferase 2, with product MELEGSELGTKEYWENSYTREIQNYHSHGDVGEIWFDEDSQQRIVDWLLKQENVDKQTARVLDLGCGNGMFLIALGNEGYTQLTGVDYSPKAIELAKGIAKDQSLNINYDVADLTQSEPPNLGIYNIVHDKGTYDAVSLCPDNPKEKRTNYLKTVAQLLSDEHSLFIITSCNWTEEELLVSFEEFFVKHCSIPTPTFKFGGKVGNVVTSVVFKKRPSN from the coding sequence ATGGAACTAGAAGGCTCAGAATTGGGTACCAAGGAATACTGGGAAAACAGCTATACACgcgaaatacaaaattatcaTAGTCACGGCGATGTGGGCGAAATATGGTTTGATGAAGACTCCCAACAGAGAATCGTCGACTGGCTGTTAAAACAGGAAAACGTCGATAAACAAACAGCACGTGTACTCGACTTGGGTTGTGGCAATGGAATGTTTCTCATTGCGCTGGGCAATGAGGGATACACCCAGCTAACTGGCGTCGACTACTCGCCAAAAGCCATCGAATTGGCCAAGGGAATTGCCAAAGATCAATCCCTGAACATCAACTATGATGTCGCCGATCTAACGCAAAGTGAACCACCGAATTTGGGAATTTACAATATTGTGCACGATAAAGGCACCTACGATGCCGTTAGCTTATGTCCCGACAATCCCAAGGAGAAACGCACCAATTACCTCAAAACGGTGGCTCAGCTGCTAAGCGACGAACACAGCCTATTTATCATCACCTCATGCAACTGGACGGAGGAAGAGTTACTGGTTAGCTTTGAGGAGTTCTTTGTGAAACACTGCTCGATTCCCACGCCCACATTTAAATTCGGGGGCAAGGTGGGCAACGTCGTCACCTCTGTGGTGTTTAAAAAGCGTCCAAGCAATTAA
- the LOC133845543 gene encoding death-associated inhibitor of apoptosis 2: MSDRHLELEIERFVTFADWPTNAPVQVEDLVKNGFFATGNWLEAECNWCHIRIDHWEYGDNVAERHRRGSPICSMVLAPNHCGNVPMQDPQQAAAAAGETNDSEGNTVVDGGASHADMLIEENRLETFKDWPNPNITPEELAKAGFYYLYQSDHVKCVWCKGIIAKWEKNDNAFDEHRRFFPNCPRVQMGPLIAITGKNIEELGIQPTTLPQRPKYSCMETRLRTFSDWPIPNIQAAEPLAQAGLYYQKIDDQVRCFHCNIGLRSWQKDDEPWHEHAKWSPKCQFVLLAKGPNFVRAVREAPTTSTTAATAPPLPTSIDTAMSAAPACEALALGIDVGAVRNTIARKLSSSGCAFNTLDDLLHAIFDDAGAGAALEVTEPFSCTSAPQAPNEPVDCSATTSKAAQAETHNTTGAAVATAATTPATPLVPAPAMVNSNSNPNGNLSLEEENRLLKDARLCKVCLDEEVGVVFLPCGHLATCNQCAPSVANCPMCRADIKGYVRTFLS, from the exons ATGAGCGATCGTCATCTAGAATTGGAAATTGAACGATTTGTGACCTTTGCTGATTGGCCCACAAATGCCCCCGTGCAAGTCGAAGATTTGGTGAAGAATGGTTTttttgcaactggcaactggttGGAGGCGGAATGCAACTGGTGTCACATACGCATCGATCATTGGGAATATGGTGATAATGTGGCTGAAAGGCATCGTCGTGGCTCACCCATTTGTTCCATGGTTCTGGCGCCCAATCATTGTGGAAATGTCCCAATGCAAGACCCACAacaggcggcggcggctgctggAGAGACGAACGACAGTGAAGGCAACACTGTCGTTGATGGTGGTGCAAGTCATGCCGATATGCTAATCGAAGAAAATCGTCTTGAAACATTTAAGGATTGGCCT AATCCAAATATTACGCCTGAGGAATTGGCTAAAGCAGGTTTCTACTATCTATACCAATCGGATCATGTGAAATGTGTGTGGTGCAAGGGCATCATTGCCAAGTGGGAGAAAAACGACAACGCTTTCGATGAGCATCGCCGTTTCTTTCCCAACTGTCCTCGCGTCCAAATGGGACCGTTAATTGCCATAACTGGCAAGAACATAGAGGAACTGGGCATACAGCCCACAACATTGCCCCAACGCCCCAAATACTCTTGCATGGAGACACGACTACGCACATTCAGTGACTGGCCCATTCCCAATATACAGGCAGCTGAACCGTTGGCTCAGGCCGGACTCTATTATCAGAAGATAGACGATCAGGTGAGATGCTTTCACTGCAACATTGGACTGCGCTCGTGGCAGAAGGATGACGAGCCCTGGCATGAACATGCTAAGTGGTCGCCCAAATGTCAGTTTGTGTTGCTTGCCAAGGGACCAAACTTTGTGCGTGCAGTGCGAGAAGCACCCACCACATCCACAACAGCCGCCACAGCGCCACCGTTGCCTACAAGCATTGACACCGCCATGTCGGCAGCACCAGCTTGCGAGGCTCTGGCACTGGGCATTGATGTAGGTGCGGTGCGAAATACGATTGCACGCAAGCTTTCGAGTTCGGGTTGTGCTTTCAACACGTTGGACGATCTTCTGCATGCGATCTTTGACGATGCTGGCGCTGGTGCCGCCTTGGAGGTTACAGAGCCGTTCTCATGCACGTCAGCGCCACAGGCGCCAAATGAGCCTGTTGATTGTTCAGCTACCACAAGCAAAGCGGCGCAGGCAGAGACGCACAACACAACGggagcagcagttgcaactgcagcaacaacccCAGCAACTCCTTTGGTGCCTGCGCCTGCTATGGTAAACAGCAACTCGAATCCCAATGGCAATCTGTCTCTGGAGGAGGAGAATCGACTGCTGAAGGATGCGCGTCTTTGCAAGGTCTGTCTGGATGAAGAGGTCGGTGTTGTGTTCCTGCCATGTGGACATTTAG CCACCTGCAATCAGTGCGCACCGAGCGTGGCCAATTGCCCAATGTGTCGGGCGGACATCAAGGGTTATGTGCGCACGTTTCTCTCTTGA
- the LOC133845931 gene encoding sodium-dependent transporter bedraggled isoform X2, protein MNGKEQSAGREFKRNSNAYASLPATTKTTIKEKRKESLREPECYGLSHSLSSESIKQACDYYDDEPSDEDLIEIHQTPQGFHHHPRQQQQLQAQQQQHPLSFSMPLADDGERNALCDVSQEAPLSTPIKPSATVPDEALSVLNELDAILDVHGASPLNGSNRISSCGTSSASSSSSDDDKVEDYLMDLDNYLEELDKEDPLAIVGHPSLSREPRTRTLPLSRKRKQHKQSDEEVHPALDSEFQRGHQMRKTFSCGLTPTGIKATSNTSLEAGNASVAQIDVWRRQSMRRAIENDDAEAKAENVDANASAEEDDEQPPTLLVTLPSQATTSAASSTSEMRRSFSQPESLPQREGSALQMLTEAHIFDNLLQNEQRTARAVSEQLEQRPRQYGRRFEGHPSMSPARNMGLVSPLSRPQSAPAQAQRREAAAVAAETPTHAMMSPLCSEMSSARSSRIPSPVSLVSSGSGSSSDSSTVSTGPEQDQLELGGQTQTTICSASSGGSSTTPLEPQLLREKCGFNSQWPHAASRTLALMGCTLGVFNLCRFAVLTINYGGNFLLQFLLLSVIFGIPLFWLQMCLGAKIKSGPVSMWKISPICSGVGIALVMVQCFLAIYSTVAVGWILIYLRDVFPTPSRSVYRWQELAFPYRYDAVNDTGNLTHTVAEYFNIVVLQRLHLAKHPDATGGRFHVNDRQLAFYLALIWAAVFLILCKGLKSLGKLAFLINTLPLIALLVVTGKFVSIVDPAILQDVFGSSDFDDFLVNSNTWTAATQETFLTWGLLGASVIDITSRTHANASKTTLRRDAILMVLLTLLGLGLAALLALCCAQILRQHGYVYVPGSFERPDCYTSVYSLQAQTNPQLLSYPRSLVPHYSSFLGETYRRNKTILHIESGFQALRFITELFPAVLSLSSDAISWVWAAVAFAMFAGFGLAQLCVMWKPISSAMGNSTSSVLLSCVTGLLLSIPFATDMGISILYYVDFLLGGSWFIPIIWAAQIFGVFLIRGRPYNGDDLVNDLRMCGSMSAFLALSWNVLLPIGLITLSVIDYKASLSNQFYYWRGKSYFSYASRKTGSLIQIGIVLIIPVTAIIQIYRYLTQGPPDILERIQLLYRPQEEGSAPRRPSARQRSAQERRNATSQQQESGHQQAQNDAPPKYTPPPSYTTATGARLAKLLRQSIRRSVRRVLGDSSSRTRPILSLDAESPSPVAPPDYLTILTNPSGSGSGSGVNAASSGGSSSPESIEIGQRPAGYAQRSQSLGRKLQRPTSASGSANSGASATLERGSCGPQQQRPYTAEDVVTILRSSVRHRPQPRQAVGMATTLPRPPAMSTHLEDASFRSIENLVLNAEPPDQTPGVGSADGGGEQEQCGQNNNNTSVI, encoded by the exons atgaacgGCAAAGAACAATCAGCTGGTCGGGAATTCAAGCGCAATTCAAATGCCTACGCCAGTTTaccagcgacaacaaaaacaacaataaaagagAAACGAAAAGAGTCACTAAGAGAACCAGAATGCTATGGACTCTCGCACAGTTTGTCCAGTGAATCGATAAAGCAAGCCTGCGACTATTACGACGACGAGCCAAGCGATGAAGACCTGATTGAAATACATCAAACGCCACAGGGctttcatcatcatcctcgtcagcagcagcagcttcaagcacagcagcaacaacatccgCTTAGCTTTAGCATGCCGCTGGCTGATGACGGTGAACGTAATGCCTTGTGTGACGTCAGCCAAGAGGCTCCATTGAGCACACCCATCAAACCGTCGGCTACTGTGCCGGATGAGGCGCTCAGTGTGCTGAATGAGCTGGATGCCATATTGGATGTGCATGGCGCATCGCCGCTCAACGGCAGCAACCGCATCTCTTCCTGCGGCACCAGTAGCGCTTCCTCGTCTTCCTCCGACGATGATAAAGTTGAGGATTATTTAATGGACTTGGATAATTATCTCGAGGAACTAGATAAAGAGGATCCATTGGCCATTGTTGGCCATCCAAGCCTAAGCCGCGAGCCACGCACACGCACGCTGCCGCTAAGTCGGAAGCGAAAACAGCACAAACAGTCCGATGAGGAAGTGCATCCAGCCTTGGACAGCGAGTTCCAGCGTGGTCATCAGATGCGCAAAACCTTCAGTTGTGGTTTAACGCCAACGGGCATTAAAG CCACATCGAATACATCACTAGAAGCAGGCAACGCTTCAGTTGCCCAGATAGATGTTTGGCGTCGCCAGTCAATGCGACGAGCCATTGAGAATGACGACGCCGAAGCCAAAGCCGAGAATGTGGATGCGAACGCGAGTGCGGAAGAGGATGATGAGCAGCCTCCCACTCTGCTAGTGACTCTGCCAAGTCAGGCGACAACGTCGGCGGCATCGTCGACATCGGAGATGCGCCGCAGTTTCTCGCAGCCGGAATCGTTGCCACAGCGTGAAGGAAGCGCTCTTCAGATGCTGACGGAGGCGCACATCTTTGACAATCTGCTGCAGAACGAGCAGCGGACGGCGCGTGCGGTCAGCGAGCAACTGGAGCAGCGACCACGCCAGTATGGGCGACGCTTTGAGGGACATCCGTCCATGAGTCCCGCTCGCAACATGGGCCTCGTGTCGCCTTTGAGCCGTCCACAGAGCGCACCGGCGCAAGCACAACGTCGAGAGGCGGCGGCAGTGGCGGCGGAGACGCCAACGCATGCCATGATGTCGCCGCTCTGCTCGGAAATGAGCTCGGCACGTTCATCACGCATCCCCAGCCCCGTTTCGCTGGTGagcagtggcagcggcagcagcagcgacagctcTACGGTCAGCACAGGACCCGAACAGGATCAGTTGGAACTTGGTGGACAAACGCAGACGACAATCTGCAGTgccagcagcggcggcagcagcacaaCGCCACTGGAGCCGCAACTGTTGCGGGAGAAGTGCGGATTCAATAGTCAATGGCCTCATGCAGCAAGTCGCACCTTAGCGCTGATGGGCTGCACTCTGGGCGTGTTTAACTTGTGCCGCTTTGCGGTGCTGACCATCAACTATGGTGGCAACTTTCTGCTGCAGTTCCTTCTGCTCTCGGTCATCTTTGGCATACCGCTCTTTTGGCTACAGATGTGCTTGGGAGCCAAGATCAAATCGGGCCCCGTCTCGATGTGGAAGATTAGTCCAATTTGCAGTGGCGTTGGCATTGCTCTGGTCATGGTGCAATGCTTCTTGGCCATCTACTCGACGGTGGCGGTTGGCTGGATTCTTATCTATCTGCGCGATGTTTTCCCAACGCCATCGCGCAGCGTCTATCGCTGGCAGGAGCTGGCCTTTCCCTATCGCTACGATGCCGTCAATGATACGGGGAATCTCACGCACACGGTTGCCGAATACTTTAATATTGTGGTACTACAACGCCTGCATCTGGCCAAGCATCCAGACGCCACCGGCGGCCGCTTCCATGTTAATGATCGG CAGTTGGCGTTCTACTTGGCCCTCATCTGGGCGGCAGTCTTCTTGATACTCTGCAAAGGCCTCAAGTCCCTGGGAAAATTGGCGTTTCTCATTAATACGTTGCCATTGATTGCGCTTCTCGTTGTAACTGGCAAATTTGTGAGCATCGTGGATCCGGCTATTCTACAG GACGTGTTTGGCTCCAGTGATTTTGATGACTTTCTGGTGAACTCGAACACATGGACAGCGGCCACACAGGAGACGTTCCTCACTTGGGGCCTTCTTGGTGCCTCGGTGATAGACATAACCAGTCGCACGCATGCCAATGCCAGCAAAACGACGCTGCGACGAGATGCCATTCTGATGGTTCTGCTAACGCTGCTGGGCCTCGGCTTGGCTGCTCTGCTGGCGCTGTGCTGTGCTCAGATCTTGCGACAACACGGCTACGTTTATGTGCCGGGATCGTTTG AACGTCCAGATTGTTATACGTCCGTGTACTCGCTGCAAGCTCAAACGAATCCACAACTTCTCTCCTATCCACGTTCACTTGTGCCGCACTATTCATCGTTTTTGGGCGAAACGTATCGGAGAAACAAGACCATATTGCACATCGAGAGTGGTTTTCAGGCGCTGCGCTTCATTACGGAACTCTTTCCTGCCGTGCTCTCGCTCTCCAGCGATGCCATCTCATGGGTTTGGGCTGCCGTCGCCTTTGCCATGTTTGCTGGTTTTGGCCTCGCACAATTGTGCGTCATGTGGAAGCCCATTTCGAGTGCGATGGGCAATTCGACCAGCTCCGTGCTGTTGAGCTGTGTCACTGGACTGCTGTTGAGCATTCCATTTGCCACGGATATGGGCATTTCCATATTGTATTATGTGGACTTTTTGCTTGGCGGCTCCTGGTTTATACCCATCATTTGGGCAGCTCAAATCTTCGGTGTATTCCTCATTCGCGGACGACCTTATAATGGCGATGATTTGGTCAACGATCTGCGCATGTGTGGCTCAATGTCTGCGTTTCTGGCGCTCTCCTGGAACGTGCTATTGCCCATTGGATTGATAACACTCTCGGTGATTGACTACAAAGCATCGCTCTCCAATCAATTCTATTACTGGCGCGGCAAGTCATACTTTAGCTATGCCAGCCGCAAAACGGGTAGTCTCATACAAATTGGCATTGTGCTCATTATTCCCGTCACGGCCATCATACAGATCTATCGCTATTTGACACAAGGTCCACCCGACATATTAGAG CGCATTCAGCTGTTGTATCGCCCCCAGGAAGAGGGGAGTGCACCGCGACGTCCTTCGGCGCGTCAGAGATCAGCGCAGGAGCGACGAAACGCCACAAGCCAACAGCAGGAGAGTGGCCATCAACAAGCTCAGAATGATGCACCGCCCAAGTACACGCCTCCGCCATCCtatacaactgcaactggcgCTCGCTTAGCCAAACTACTGCGCCAGAGCATACGTCGCAGCGTGCGCAG AGTTCTTGGCGATTCATCGAGTCGAACACGACCAATTCTCTCGTTGGATGCCGAGTCACCTTCGCCAGTGGCACCGCCCGATTATCTCACCATACTGACTAATCCCTCTGGCTCTGGTTCTGGATCTGGTGTGAATGCAGCTTCATCCGGAGGCAGTAGCAGTCCAGAGTCAATTGAGATTGGCCAACGGCCAGCTGGCTATGCACAGCGTTCACAGTCACTAGGTCGCAAATTGCAGCGACCCACGTCGGCATCTGGATCAGCCAACTCGGGTGCCTCAGCCACATTGGAGCGTGGCAGTTGTGgaccacagcagcaacgccCATACACGGCTGAGGATGTGGTTACCATACTGCGTTCCTCGGTGCGTCATCGACCGCAACCGCGACAAGCCGTTGGCATGGCCACAACTCTACCACGTCCGCCAGCCATGTCCACACACTTGGAAGATGCCTCGTTCCGCTCGATTGAGAATCTGGTCTTGAATGCCGAACCGCCGGATCAGACGCCCGGTGTGGGTAGTGCGGATGGAGGAGGAGAACAAGAGCAGTGTGgtcaaaacaataataatacatctGTGATTTAA
- the LOC133845931 gene encoding sodium-dependent transporter bedraggled isoform X1: MNGKEQSAGREFKRNSNAYASLPATTKTTIKEKRKESLREPECYGLSHSLSSESIKQACDYYDDEPSDEDLIEIHQTPQGFHHHPRQQQQLQAQQQQHPLSFSMPLADDGERNALCDVSQEAPLSTPIKPSATVPDEALSVLNELDAILDVHGASPLNGSNRISSCGTSSASSSSSDDDKVEDYLMDLDNYLEELDKEDPLAIVGHPSLSREPRTRTLPLSRKRKQHKQSDEEVHPALDSEFQRGHQMRKTFSCGLTPTGIKATSNTSLEAGNASVAQIDVWRRQSMRRAIENDDAEAKAENVDANASAEEDDEQPPTLLVTLPSQATTSAASSTSEMRRSFSQPESLPQREGSALQMLTEAHIFDNLLQNEQRTARAVSEQLEQRPRQYGRRFEGHPSMSPARNMGLVSPLSRPQSAPAQAQRREAAAVAAETPTHAMMSPLCSEMSSARSSRIPSPVSLVSSGSGSSSDSSTVSTGPEQDQLELGGQTQTTICSASSGGSSTTPLEPQLLREKCGFNSQWPHAASRTLALMGCTLGVFNLCRFAVLTINYGGNFLLQFLLLSVIFGIPLFWLQMCLGAKIKSGPVSMWKISPICSGVGIALVMVQCFLAIYSTVAVGWILIYLRDVFPTPSRSVYRWQELAFPYRYDAVNDTGNLTHTVAEYFNIVVLQRLHLAKHPDATGGRFHVNDRLAFYLALIWAAVFLILCKGLKSLGKLAFLINTLPLIALLVVTGKFVSIVDPAILQDVFGSSDFDDFLVNSNTWTAATQETFLTWGLLGASVIDITSRTHANASKTTLRRDAILMVLLTLLGLGLAALLALCCAQILRQHGYVYVPGSFERPDCYTSVYSLQAQTNPQLLSYPRSLVPHYSSFLGETYRRNKTILHIESGFQALRFITELFPAVLSLSSDAISWVWAAVAFAMFAGFGLAQLCVMWKPISSAMGNSTSSVLLSCVTGLLLSIPFATDMGISILYYVDFLLGGSWFIPIIWAAQIFGVFLIRGRPYNGDDLVNDLRMCGSMSAFLALSWNVLLPIGLITLSVIDYKASLSNQFYYWRGKSYFSYASRKTGSLIQIGIVLIIPVTAIIQIYRYLTQGPPDILERIQLLYRPQEEGSAPRRPSARQRSAQERRNATSQQQESGHQQAQNDAPPKYTPPPSYTTATGARLAKLLRQSIRRSVRRVLGDSSSRTRPILSLDAESPSPVAPPDYLTILTNPSGSGSGSGVNAASSGGSSSPESIEIGQRPAGYAQRSQSLGRKLQRPTSASGSANSGASATLERGSCGPQQQRPYTAEDVVTILRSSVRHRPQPRQAVGMATTLPRPPAMSTHLEDASFRSIENLVLNAEPPDQTPGVGSADGGGEQEQCGQNNNNTSVI; the protein is encoded by the exons atgaacgGCAAAGAACAATCAGCTGGTCGGGAATTCAAGCGCAATTCAAATGCCTACGCCAGTTTaccagcgacaacaaaaacaacaataaaagagAAACGAAAAGAGTCACTAAGAGAACCAGAATGCTATGGACTCTCGCACAGTTTGTCCAGTGAATCGATAAAGCAAGCCTGCGACTATTACGACGACGAGCCAAGCGATGAAGACCTGATTGAAATACATCAAACGCCACAGGGctttcatcatcatcctcgtcagcagcagcagcttcaagcacagcagcaacaacatccgCTTAGCTTTAGCATGCCGCTGGCTGATGACGGTGAACGTAATGCCTTGTGTGACGTCAGCCAAGAGGCTCCATTGAGCACACCCATCAAACCGTCGGCTACTGTGCCGGATGAGGCGCTCAGTGTGCTGAATGAGCTGGATGCCATATTGGATGTGCATGGCGCATCGCCGCTCAACGGCAGCAACCGCATCTCTTCCTGCGGCACCAGTAGCGCTTCCTCGTCTTCCTCCGACGATGATAAAGTTGAGGATTATTTAATGGACTTGGATAATTATCTCGAGGAACTAGATAAAGAGGATCCATTGGCCATTGTTGGCCATCCAAGCCTAAGCCGCGAGCCACGCACACGCACGCTGCCGCTAAGTCGGAAGCGAAAACAGCACAAACAGTCCGATGAGGAAGTGCATCCAGCCTTGGACAGCGAGTTCCAGCGTGGTCATCAGATGCGCAAAACCTTCAGTTGTGGTTTAACGCCAACGGGCATTAAAG CCACATCGAATACATCACTAGAAGCAGGCAACGCTTCAGTTGCCCAGATAGATGTTTGGCGTCGCCAGTCAATGCGACGAGCCATTGAGAATGACGACGCCGAAGCCAAAGCCGAGAATGTGGATGCGAACGCGAGTGCGGAAGAGGATGATGAGCAGCCTCCCACTCTGCTAGTGACTCTGCCAAGTCAGGCGACAACGTCGGCGGCATCGTCGACATCGGAGATGCGCCGCAGTTTCTCGCAGCCGGAATCGTTGCCACAGCGTGAAGGAAGCGCTCTTCAGATGCTGACGGAGGCGCACATCTTTGACAATCTGCTGCAGAACGAGCAGCGGACGGCGCGTGCGGTCAGCGAGCAACTGGAGCAGCGACCACGCCAGTATGGGCGACGCTTTGAGGGACATCCGTCCATGAGTCCCGCTCGCAACATGGGCCTCGTGTCGCCTTTGAGCCGTCCACAGAGCGCACCGGCGCAAGCACAACGTCGAGAGGCGGCGGCAGTGGCGGCGGAGACGCCAACGCATGCCATGATGTCGCCGCTCTGCTCGGAAATGAGCTCGGCACGTTCATCACGCATCCCCAGCCCCGTTTCGCTGGTGagcagtggcagcggcagcagcagcgacagctcTACGGTCAGCACAGGACCCGAACAGGATCAGTTGGAACTTGGTGGACAAACGCAGACGACAATCTGCAGTgccagcagcggcggcagcagcacaaCGCCACTGGAGCCGCAACTGTTGCGGGAGAAGTGCGGATTCAATAGTCAATGGCCTCATGCAGCAAGTCGCACCTTAGCGCTGATGGGCTGCACTCTGGGCGTGTTTAACTTGTGCCGCTTTGCGGTGCTGACCATCAACTATGGTGGCAACTTTCTGCTGCAGTTCCTTCTGCTCTCGGTCATCTTTGGCATACCGCTCTTTTGGCTACAGATGTGCTTGGGAGCCAAGATCAAATCGGGCCCCGTCTCGATGTGGAAGATTAGTCCAATTTGCAGTGGCGTTGGCATTGCTCTGGTCATGGTGCAATGCTTCTTGGCCATCTACTCGACGGTGGCGGTTGGCTGGATTCTTATCTATCTGCGCGATGTTTTCCCAACGCCATCGCGCAGCGTCTATCGCTGGCAGGAGCTGGCCTTTCCCTATCGCTACGATGCCGTCAATGATACGGGGAATCTCACGCACACGGTTGCCGAATACTTTAATATTGTGGTACTACAACGCCTGCATCTGGCCAAGCATCCAGACGCCACCGGCGGCCGCTTCCATGTTAATGATCGG TTGGCGTTCTACTTGGCCCTCATCTGGGCGGCAGTCTTCTTGATACTCTGCAAAGGCCTCAAGTCCCTGGGAAAATTGGCGTTTCTCATTAATACGTTGCCATTGATTGCGCTTCTCGTTGTAACTGGCAAATTTGTGAGCATCGTGGATCCGGCTATTCTACAG GACGTGTTTGGCTCCAGTGATTTTGATGACTTTCTGGTGAACTCGAACACATGGACAGCGGCCACACAGGAGACGTTCCTCACTTGGGGCCTTCTTGGTGCCTCGGTGATAGACATAACCAGTCGCACGCATGCCAATGCCAGCAAAACGACGCTGCGACGAGATGCCATTCTGATGGTTCTGCTAACGCTGCTGGGCCTCGGCTTGGCTGCTCTGCTGGCGCTGTGCTGTGCTCAGATCTTGCGACAACACGGCTACGTTTATGTGCCGGGATCGTTTG AACGTCCAGATTGTTATACGTCCGTGTACTCGCTGCAAGCTCAAACGAATCCACAACTTCTCTCCTATCCACGTTCACTTGTGCCGCACTATTCATCGTTTTTGGGCGAAACGTATCGGAGAAACAAGACCATATTGCACATCGAGAGTGGTTTTCAGGCGCTGCGCTTCATTACGGAACTCTTTCCTGCCGTGCTCTCGCTCTCCAGCGATGCCATCTCATGGGTTTGGGCTGCCGTCGCCTTTGCCATGTTTGCTGGTTTTGGCCTCGCACAATTGTGCGTCATGTGGAAGCCCATTTCGAGTGCGATGGGCAATTCGACCAGCTCCGTGCTGTTGAGCTGTGTCACTGGACTGCTGTTGAGCATTCCATTTGCCACGGATATGGGCATTTCCATATTGTATTATGTGGACTTTTTGCTTGGCGGCTCCTGGTTTATACCCATCATTTGGGCAGCTCAAATCTTCGGTGTATTCCTCATTCGCGGACGACCTTATAATGGCGATGATTTGGTCAACGATCTGCGCATGTGTGGCTCAATGTCTGCGTTTCTGGCGCTCTCCTGGAACGTGCTATTGCCCATTGGATTGATAACACTCTCGGTGATTGACTACAAAGCATCGCTCTCCAATCAATTCTATTACTGGCGCGGCAAGTCATACTTTAGCTATGCCAGCCGCAAAACGGGTAGTCTCATACAAATTGGCATTGTGCTCATTATTCCCGTCACGGCCATCATACAGATCTATCGCTATTTGACACAAGGTCCACCCGACATATTAGAG CGCATTCAGCTGTTGTATCGCCCCCAGGAAGAGGGGAGTGCACCGCGACGTCCTTCGGCGCGTCAGAGATCAGCGCAGGAGCGACGAAACGCCACAAGCCAACAGCAGGAGAGTGGCCATCAACAAGCTCAGAATGATGCACCGCCCAAGTACACGCCTCCGCCATCCtatacaactgcaactggcgCTCGCTTAGCCAAACTACTGCGCCAGAGCATACGTCGCAGCGTGCGCAG AGTTCTTGGCGATTCATCGAGTCGAACACGACCAATTCTCTCGTTGGATGCCGAGTCACCTTCGCCAGTGGCACCGCCCGATTATCTCACCATACTGACTAATCCCTCTGGCTCTGGTTCTGGATCTGGTGTGAATGCAGCTTCATCCGGAGGCAGTAGCAGTCCAGAGTCAATTGAGATTGGCCAACGGCCAGCTGGCTATGCACAGCGTTCACAGTCACTAGGTCGCAAATTGCAGCGACCCACGTCGGCATCTGGATCAGCCAACTCGGGTGCCTCAGCCACATTGGAGCGTGGCAGTTGTGgaccacagcagcaacgccCATACACGGCTGAGGATGTGGTTACCATACTGCGTTCCTCGGTGCGTCATCGACCGCAACCGCGACAAGCCGTTGGCATGGCCACAACTCTACCACGTCCGCCAGCCATGTCCACACACTTGGAAGATGCCTCGTTCCGCTCGATTGAGAATCTGGTCTTGAATGCCGAACCGCCGGATCAGACGCCCGGTGTGGGTAGTGCGGATGGAGGAGGAGAACAAGAGCAGTGTGgtcaaaacaataataatacatctGTGATTTAA